In Xanthomonas sp. SI, the following are encoded in one genomic region:
- the lepB gene encoding signal peptidase I: protein MKWFEIALVVLTFATGIIWLLDKLFFAKRRAARAGLLDTEPVLVDYSRAFFPVLAVVLILRSFIAEPYKIPSSSMMPNLLVGDFILVNKFAYGFRLPITNQKVIPTSEPKRGDVVVFKPPHKPDENWIKRVIGLPGDRIGFHGDTLYINGTPMKYQVRGEYVGKGKGAEMTGSTLLTEYLPGRTHTELEWLDRNNPAGQGDWVVPAGQYFVMGDNRDNSEDSRFWTQTHFLPEENLRGKAFLVWLNCEGWFCSGSFDPSRIGTGIQ from the coding sequence ATGAAATGGTTTGAAATCGCGCTGGTTGTGCTGACCTTCGCCACCGGCATTATCTGGTTGCTGGACAAGTTGTTCTTCGCCAAGCGCCGCGCCGCGCGCGCCGGCCTGCTGGATACCGAGCCGGTGCTCGTCGATTACTCGCGGGCGTTCTTCCCGGTGCTGGCGGTGGTGCTGATCCTGCGCAGCTTCATCGCCGAGCCGTACAAGATTCCGTCCAGCTCGATGATGCCGAACCTGCTGGTCGGCGATTTCATCCTGGTCAACAAGTTCGCCTACGGCTTCCGCCTGCCGATCACCAACCAGAAGGTGATCCCGACCAGCGAGCCCAAGCGCGGCGACGTGGTGGTGTTCAAGCCGCCGCACAAGCCGGACGAGAACTGGATCAAGCGCGTCATCGGCCTGCCCGGCGACCGCATCGGCTTCCATGGCGATACCCTGTACATCAACGGCACGCCGATGAAGTACCAGGTCCGCGGCGAGTACGTGGGCAAGGGCAAGGGCGCGGAGATGACCGGGTCCACGCTGCTCACCGAATACCTGCCGGGCCGCACCCACACCGAGCTGGAATGGCTGGACCGCAACAATCCGGCCGGCCAGGGCGATTGGGTGGTGCCGGCGGGGCAGTATTTCGTGATGGGCGATAATCGCGACAATAGCGAGGACAGCCGCTTCTGGACCCAGACCCACTTCCTGCCCGAGGAGAACCTGCGCGGCAAGGCGTTCCTGGTCTGGCTCAATTGCGAAGGGTGGTTCTGCAGCGGCAGTTTCGATCCCTCGCGGATCGGGACCGGCATCCAGTGA
- the lepA gene encoding translation elongation factor 4 translates to MRNIRNFSIIAHVDHGKSTLADRIIQLCGGLQAREMEAQVLDSNPIERERGITIKAQSVSLPYTAKDGQVYHLNFIDTPGHVDFSYEVSRSLAACEGALLVVDAAQGVEAQSVANCYTAVEQGLEVVPVLNKIDLPTADIARAKAEIEAVIGIDAEDAVAVSAKTGFNVDLVLEAIVHRIPPPKPRDTDKLQALIIDSWFDNYLGVVSLVRVMQGEIKPGSKILVMSTGRTHLVDKVGVFTPKRKELPALGAGEVGWINASIKDVHGAPVGDTLTLAADPAPHALPGFQEMQPRVFAGLFPVDAEDYPDLREALDKLRLNDAALRFEPESSEAMGFGFRCGFLGMLHMEIVQERLEREYDLNLISTAPTVVYEVLKTDGSVIPMDNPSKLPPLNNVEEIREPIIRANILTPPDYVGNIITLCEEKRGSQIGINYLGSQVQISYELPMAEVVLDFFDKLKSVSRGYASLDYHFLRFDAGPFVRVDTLINGDKVDALSIIVHRSHADRRGRELCEKMKDLIPRQMFDVAIQAAVGSQIISRSTVKAMRKNVLAKCYGGDVSRKKKLLEKQKEGKKRMKQVGRVEIPQEAFLAVLQMDK, encoded by the coding sequence ATGCGGAACATCCGCAATTTCTCCATCATCGCCCACGTCGACCATGGCAAATCGACCCTGGCCGATCGCATCATCCAACTCTGTGGCGGCCTGCAGGCGCGCGAGATGGAAGCGCAGGTGCTCGACTCCAACCCGATCGAGCGCGAGCGCGGCATCACCATCAAGGCCCAGTCCGTGTCCTTGCCGTATACGGCCAAGGACGGGCAGGTCTACCACCTGAACTTCATCGACACCCCCGGCCACGTCGACTTCTCCTACGAAGTCAGCCGCTCGCTGGCCGCCTGCGAGGGCGCGCTGCTGGTGGTCGATGCCGCGCAGGGCGTGGAAGCGCAGTCGGTGGCCAACTGCTACACCGCGGTGGAGCAGGGCCTGGAAGTGGTGCCGGTGCTCAACAAGATCGACCTGCCCACCGCCGATATCGCCCGCGCCAAGGCCGAGATCGAGGCGGTGATCGGCATCGACGCCGAAGACGCGGTGGCGGTCAGCGCCAAGACCGGCTTCAACGTGGACCTGGTGCTGGAGGCGATCGTGCACCGCATCCCGCCGCCCAAGCCGCGCGACACCGACAAGCTGCAGGCGCTGATCATCGACTCGTGGTTCGACAACTACCTGGGCGTGGTCTCGCTGGTGCGGGTGATGCAGGGCGAGATCAAGCCGGGCAGCAAGATTCTGGTGATGTCCACCGGCCGCACCCACCTGGTCGACAAGGTCGGCGTGTTCACCCCCAAGCGCAAGGAACTGCCCGCGCTGGGCGCCGGCGAAGTGGGCTGGATCAACGCCTCGATCAAGGACGTGCACGGCGCGCCGGTCGGCGACACCCTGACCCTGGCCGCCGACCCGGCGCCGCATGCGCTGCCCGGCTTCCAGGAAATGCAGCCGCGCGTGTTCGCCGGCCTGTTCCCGGTCGATGCCGAGGACTACCCGGACCTGCGCGAGGCGCTGGACAAGCTGCGCCTCAACGACGCGGCGCTGCGCTTCGAGCCGGAAAGCTCCGAGGCGATGGGCTTCGGCTTCCGCTGCGGCTTCCTCGGCATGCTGCACATGGAGATCGTGCAGGAGCGGCTGGAGCGCGAGTACGACCTCAACCTGATCTCGACCGCGCCGACCGTGGTCTACGAGGTGCTCAAGACCGACGGCAGCGTGATCCCGATGGACAACCCGTCCAAGCTGCCGCCGCTGAACAACGTGGAAGAGATCCGCGAACCGATCATCCGTGCCAACATCCTGACCCCGCCGGACTACGTCGGCAACATCATCACCCTGTGCGAGGAAAAGCGCGGCAGCCAGATCGGCATCAACTACCTGGGCAGCCAGGTGCAGATCAGCTACGAGCTGCCGATGGCCGAGGTGGTGCTGGATTTCTTCGACAAGCTCAAGTCGGTGTCGCGCGGCTACGCCTCGCTGGACTACCACTTCCTGCGCTTCGATGCGGGCCCGTTCGTGCGCGTGGACACGCTGATCAATGGCGACAAGGTCGATGCGCTGTCGATCATCGTGCACCGCAGCCATGCCGACCGGCGCGGCCGCGAGCTGTGCGAGAAGATGAAGGACCTGATCCCGCGGCAGATGTTCGACGTGGCGATCCAGGCCGCGGTCGGCTCGCAGATCATCTCGCGCAGCACGGTCAAGGCGATGCGCAAGAACGTGCTGGCCAAATGTTATGGTGGCGACGTGTCGCGCAAGAAGAAACTTCTGGAAAAACAGAAGGAAGGCAAGAAGCGCATGAAGCAGGTCGGCCGCGTGGAGATCCCGCAGGAAGCCTTCCTGGCTGTGCTGCAGATGGATAAGTAG
- a CDS encoding DegQ family serine endoprotease yields MTHRIRNHLLGVLALTLPLAACAQQPESAAPAAAAPAARAAPAPQLVAGLPDFTNLVEQVGPGVVNVETTISRKAAATRTGAGGMPDDAQIPEFFRRFFGPEGMPGQPGMPGQQGPDEDDATPGGRSMGSGFIISPDGYVLTNHHVVDGASEVKVKLTDRREFTAKVVGSDQQYDVALLKIDGKNLPTVRVGDSNMLKPGQWVVAIGSPFGLDHSVTAGIVSATGRSNPYADQRYVPFIQTDVAINQGNSGGPLLNTRGEVVGINSQIFSASGGYMGISFAIPIDLAMSAVEQIKKTGKVSRGMLGVTMQPNISDVEAKGLGLTDTRGALVNGVQPGSGAAKAGIEPGDFIVAFNGQKINTREDLPPLVGMLPPGSKARVTVIRDGKPRDISVTLSELSDDGMAMGQQPPGRGGAAPAPQAAESSALGISVEEIPAPVRQKLGLRADEGVQVAQVSRAVASKSQLRPGMIVLQVGRTPVSNAAQFRKLTAGAKKGDVVMLLVRAPGSPASQFIAISVD; encoded by the coding sequence ATGACTCACCGTATCCGCAACCATCTGCTGGGCGTGTTGGCCCTGACCCTGCCGCTGGCCGCCTGCGCGCAGCAGCCCGAGTCGGCCGCGCCCGCTGCCGCCGCGCCGGCCGCGCGCGCGGCGCCCGCGCCGCAACTGGTCGCTGGCTTGCCCGATTTCACCAACCTGGTCGAACAGGTCGGTCCCGGCGTGGTCAACGTCGAGACCACGATCAGCCGCAAGGCCGCGGCCACGCGCACCGGCGCCGGCGGCATGCCCGACGATGCGCAGATCCCCGAATTCTTCCGCCGCTTCTTCGGGCCGGAAGGGATGCCCGGCCAACCGGGCATGCCTGGCCAGCAAGGGCCGGACGAAGACGACGCGACCCCCGGCGGCCGCTCGATGGGCTCGGGCTTCATCATCTCGCCCGACGGCTACGTGCTGACCAACCACCACGTGGTCGACGGCGCCAGCGAGGTCAAGGTCAAGCTGACCGACCGCCGCGAATTCACCGCCAAGGTGGTCGGCAGCGACCAGCAGTACGACGTGGCGCTGCTGAAGATCGACGGCAAGAACCTGCCGACGGTGCGCGTGGGCGATTCCAACATGCTCAAGCCCGGGCAGTGGGTGGTGGCGATCGGTTCGCCGTTCGGCCTGGACCACTCGGTCACCGCCGGCATCGTCAGCGCCACCGGACGCAGCAACCCGTACGCCGACCAGCGCTACGTGCCCTTCATCCAGACCGACGTGGCGATCAACCAGGGCAATTCCGGCGGCCCGCTGCTCAACACCCGCGGCGAGGTGGTCGGCATCAACTCGCAGATCTTCTCCGCCTCCGGCGGCTACATGGGCATCAGCTTCGCGATCCCGATCGACCTGGCGATGAGCGCGGTCGAGCAGATCAAGAAGACCGGCAAGGTCAGCCGCGGCATGCTTGGCGTGACCATGCAGCCGAACATCAGCGATGTGGAGGCCAAGGGCCTGGGCCTGACCGACACGCGCGGCGCGCTGGTCAACGGCGTGCAGCCGGGCAGCGGCGCGGCCAAGGCCGGAATCGAGCCGGGCGACTTCATCGTTGCCTTCAACGGGCAGAAGATCAACACGCGCGAGGACCTGCCGCCGCTGGTGGGCATGCTGCCGCCGGGCAGCAAGGCGCGGGTCACCGTGATCCGCGACGGCAAGCCGCGCGATATCAGCGTGACCCTGAGCGAGCTCAGCGACGACGGCATGGCGATGGGCCAGCAGCCGCCGGGCCGCGGTGGCGCGGCGCCGGCGCCGCAGGCCGCGGAGAGCAGCGCGCTGGGCATCAGTGTGGAGGAGATCCCGGCGCCGGTGCGGCAGAAGCTCGGGCTGCGCGCCGACGAGGGCGTGCAGGTGGCGCAGGTGAGCCGCGCGGTGGCGAGCAAGTCGCAGCTGCGTCCGGGCATGATCGTGCTGCAGGTCGGGCGCACTCCGGTGTCCAATGCGGCGCAGTTCCGCAAGCTCACCGCCGGTGCGAAGAAGGGCGACGTGGTGATGCTGCTGGTGCGCGCGCCGGGCAGCCCGGCCAGCCAATTCATCGCGATCAGCGTCGACTGA
- a CDS encoding sigma-E factor negative regulatory protein — MTDSTPIPQAEPTPGATPPDKFELHYRQQLSALIDGELPADEARFVVRRLQHDEELAGCHERWQLCGDILRGRVCMPAPADFGERVRQAVAAEAQRAEVARASDAAGSRRAWRWGGSAALAASVAAIALFMTRERLPDAAPAPAPVQVASSSAPAAAAPAVPVAAVPQTPAPAPTDPQGDLGAAVAAAPAVAIAANRRQDAAVRRGATRTQQAARSSAARAAEPVRAIAAAAPSRPAASALPPTATAAGQALAQQHAGDPFAHQPAPLQARPWPRSALAPAASGGEFTASFPRQGASAAFYPFEPRLPADAAPAPLPQQP, encoded by the coding sequence ATGACCGATAGCACTCCCATTCCCCAGGCCGAGCCGACTCCCGGCGCCACGCCGCCGGACAAGTTCGAACTGCACTACCGGCAGCAGCTGTCGGCATTGATCGACGGCGAGCTGCCGGCCGACGAGGCGCGCTTCGTGGTGCGCCGGCTGCAGCACGACGAGGAGCTCGCCGGCTGCCACGAACGCTGGCAGCTGTGCGGCGACATCCTGCGCGGCCGCGTGTGCATGCCTGCGCCGGCCGATTTCGGCGAGCGCGTGCGCCAGGCGGTGGCGGCCGAGGCGCAACGCGCCGAGGTGGCGCGCGCCAGTGATGCCGCCGGCAGCCGCCGTGCCTGGCGCTGGGGCGGCAGCGCGGCGCTGGCGGCCTCGGTCGCCGCGATCGCCTTGTTCATGACCCGCGAGCGCCTGCCCGATGCAGCGCCCGCACCAGCGCCCGTGCAGGTCGCCAGCTCAAGCGCTCCTGCCGCCGCGGCGCCCGCTGTCCCGGTGGCCGCCGTGCCGCAGACGCCGGCACCGGCACCGACAGACCCGCAGGGCGACCTCGGCGCGGCGGTCGCCGCGGCGCCGGCCGTGGCCATCGCCGCGAACCGGCGCCAGGACGCGGCCGTCCGCCGCGGCGCGACCCGCACCCAGCAGGCCGCGCGCAGCAGCGCGGCGCGCGCCGCCGAACCGGTACGCGCGATTGCCGCCGCGGCACCGTCGCGGCCTGCGGCGAGCGCGTTGCCGCCGACGGCCACGGCGGCCGGCCAGGCGCTCGCGCAGCAACATGCCGGCGATCCGTTCGCGCACCAGCCCGCACCGTTGCAGGCGCGGCCATGGCCGCGCTCGGCGCTGGCGCCGGCCGCGTCCGGCGGCGAGTTCACCGCCAGTTTCCCGCGCCAGGGCGCGTCGGCGGCGTTCTATCCGTTCGAGCCGCGGCTGCCGGCCGACGCGGCGCCCGCGCCGTTGCCGCAGCAGCCTTGA
- the rpoE gene encoding RNA polymerase sigma factor RpoE translates to MADVETPQELDLELVRRVQRGESAAFDVLVRKYQHRIVGLIGRYIADWSECQDVAQDTFIRAYRAIGNFRGDAQFSTWLHRIAVNTAKNYLVAHNRRPPTDDVDVLDAEQFDSGTRLRDTDTPERELMRQELEQTVMKAVNALPEELRTAITLREVDGMSYEDIAQKMGCPIGTVRSRIFRARDAIDAELRPLLDTDSATRERHRV, encoded by the coding sequence ATGGCCGATGTCGAAACACCTCAGGAGCTGGACCTGGAACTGGTCCGGCGTGTGCAGCGCGGCGAAAGCGCGGCGTTCGATGTGCTGGTACGCAAGTACCAACACCGGATCGTCGGCCTGATCGGGCGCTACATCGCCGACTGGAGCGAATGTCAGGACGTGGCCCAGGACACCTTTATCCGCGCCTACCGCGCGATAGGGAACTTCCGTGGCGACGCCCAGTTTTCTACCTGGTTGCACCGGATCGCCGTGAACACCGCCAAGAACTACCTGGTTGCGCACAACCGCAGGCCGCCCACCGACGACGTCGACGTGCTCGACGCCGAGCAGTTCGACAGCGGCACGCGCTTGCGCGACACCGACACGCCCGAGCGCGAACTGATGCGCCAGGAGCTGGAACAGACGGTGATGAAGGCGGTCAATGCGTTGCCGGAAGAATTGCGAACCGCCATCACCCTGCGCGAGGTGGACGGGATGAGTTACGAGGACATCGCGCAGAAGATGGGTTGCCCGATCGGTACGGTGCGCTCGCGCATCTTCCGTGCGCGGGACGCCATCGACGCCGAACTCCGTCCCCTGCTGGATACCGACAGCGCCACTCGTGAGCGACACCGCGTATGA
- a CDS encoding 3-hydroxyacyl-CoA dehydrogenase NAD-binding domain-containing protein encodes MLSGFDGLRFSHWQADIRDDGVVVLSLDRQDAPVNALSQDVLLELGDLLERIAIDPPKGVVIRSAKANGFIAGADLKEFQEFDRRGTVNDAIRRGQATFQKLAELPCPTVAAIHGFCMGGGTEIALACRYRVASSDGSTRIGLPETKLGIFPGWGGSARLPRLIGAPAAMDLMLTGRTVSASAARAMGLVDKVAAPAVLVDTAVALALTGSARPFKQRATAWATNTWPARKLLAPQMRKQVARKARKEHYPAPYALIGVWERSGGGSIQARLDAERKAVVKLASTPTARNLIRIFFLTERLKALGGKDHGIRHVHVVGAGVMGGDIAAWSAYKGFEVTLQDREQRFIDGALTRAGELFAKRVKDDGKRPAVAARLKGDLAGDGVPLADLVIEAIIENPQAKRELYQALEPRMQPDALLSTNTSSIPLTELREHIQRPAQFAGLHYFNPVAQMPLVEIVCHDGLAADNQKRLAAFCKAIDKLPVPVAGTPGFLVNRVLFPYLLEAATAYAEGIPGPAIDKAAVKFGMPMGPIELIDTVGLDVAAGVGAELAPFLGLPIPAALQTVEPGKRGKKDGQGLYAWENGRAKKPEVDKDYQAPADLEDRLILPLLNEAVACLHEGVVADADLLDAGVIFGTGFAPFRGGPIQHIRAAGADALLERLRALQARYGERFAPRPGWDAPALRERVA; translated from the coding sequence ATGCTTTCAGGCTTCGACGGGCTCCGATTCAGTCATTGGCAAGCGGATATCCGCGACGACGGCGTCGTCGTGCTCAGCCTCGACCGCCAGGACGCGCCCGTCAACGCGCTGTCGCAGGACGTGCTGCTGGAGCTGGGCGATCTGCTCGAACGCATCGCCATCGACCCGCCCAAGGGCGTGGTGATCCGCTCGGCCAAGGCCAACGGCTTCATCGCCGGCGCGGATCTGAAGGAATTCCAGGAATTCGACCGCCGCGGCACGGTCAACGACGCGATCCGCCGCGGCCAGGCCACCTTCCAGAAACTCGCCGAACTGCCCTGCCCGACCGTGGCCGCGATCCACGGCTTCTGCATGGGCGGCGGCACCGAGATCGCGCTGGCGTGCCGCTACCGGGTCGCGTCCAGCGACGGCTCCACCCGCATCGGCCTGCCCGAGACCAAGCTCGGCATCTTTCCCGGCTGGGGCGGCAGCGCGCGCCTGCCGCGGCTGATCGGCGCGCCGGCGGCGATGGACCTGATGCTGACCGGGCGCACCGTGTCGGCGTCGGCGGCGCGGGCCATGGGCCTGGTCGACAAGGTCGCCGCGCCGGCGGTGCTGGTCGATACCGCGGTGGCGCTGGCCTTGACCGGCAGCGCGCGCCCGTTCAAGCAGCGCGCCACCGCCTGGGCCACCAACACCTGGCCGGCGCGCAAACTGCTGGCGCCGCAGATGCGCAAGCAGGTCGCGCGCAAGGCGCGCAAGGAACACTATCCCGCGCCGTACGCGCTGATCGGCGTATGGGAGCGCAGCGGCGGCGGCAGCATCCAGGCGCGGCTGGACGCCGAGCGCAAGGCGGTGGTCAAGCTGGCCAGCACGCCGACCGCGCGCAACCTGATCCGCATCTTCTTCCTCACCGAGCGGCTCAAGGCGCTGGGCGGGAAGGATCATGGCATCCGCCACGTGCACGTGGTCGGCGCCGGAGTGATGGGCGGCGACATCGCCGCGTGGTCGGCCTACAAGGGCTTCGAGGTGACGCTGCAGGATCGCGAACAGCGCTTCATCGATGGGGCCCTGACCCGCGCCGGCGAATTGTTCGCCAAGCGGGTCAAGGACGACGGCAAGCGTCCGGCGGTGGCGGCGCGCTTGAAGGGCGACCTGGCCGGCGACGGCGTGCCGCTGGCCGACCTGGTGATCGAGGCGATCATCGAGAACCCGCAGGCCAAGCGCGAGCTGTACCAGGCGCTGGAACCGCGGATGCAGCCGGATGCGCTGCTCAGCACCAATACCTCCTCGATCCCGCTGACCGAACTGCGCGAGCACATCCAGCGCCCGGCGCAATTCGCCGGCCTGCACTACTTCAACCCGGTGGCGCAGATGCCGCTGGTGGAGATCGTCTGCCACGACGGCCTGGCCGCCGACAACCAGAAGCGGCTGGCGGCGTTCTGCAAGGCGATCGACAAGCTGCCGGTGCCGGTCGCCGGCACGCCCGGCTTCCTGGTCAACCGGGTGCTGTTCCCGTACCTGCTGGAAGCGGCCACCGCCTACGCCGAGGGCATCCCCGGCCCGGCGATCGACAAGGCAGCGGTGAAGTTCGGCATGCCGATGGGGCCGATCGAACTGATCGACACCGTGGGCCTGGACGTGGCCGCCGGCGTCGGCGCGGAACTGGCGCCGTTCCTGGGCCTGCCGATTCCGGCGGCGCTGCAGACGGTGGAACCGGGCAAGCGCGGCAAGAAGGACGGCCAGGGCCTGTACGCCTGGGAGAACGGGCGCGCGAAGAAGCCGGAAGTGGACAAGGACTACCAGGCGCCGGCCGATCTGGAAGACCGCCTGATCCTGCCGCTGCTCAACGAGGCGGTGGCCTGCCTGCACGAAGGCGTGGTCGCCGATGCGGACCTGCTCGACGCCGGGGTGATCTTCGGCACCGGCTTCGCCCCGTTCCGCGGCGGCCCGATCCAGCACATCCGTGCGGCCGGCGCCGACGCGCTGCTGGAGCGGCTGCGCGCACTGCAGGCGCGCTACGGCGAGCGCTTCGCGCCGCGCCCTGGCTGGGATGCGCCGGCGCTGCGCGAGCGGGTGGCCTGA
- a CDS encoding cation diffusion facilitator family transporter produces the protein MGHDHSHAPTEIRHEKPLWWALGLTATFLLVEIAGAFLTNSLALLSDAAHMATDTLALMIALVAVRLSRRPPDAKRTYGYARLEALGALFNGGMLFVVAAYILWEAVQRFRQPQDVATVGMLGIAAFGLLINLISMRLLKAGSGESLNMKGAYLEVWSDMLGSVAVIVGALAIRLTGWKVIDPILAVLIGLWVLPRTWVLLREAINVLLEGVPKGVDMAAVRGYLRGVAGVEDVHDLHVWALASSTPALTAHVVIADGADADALRAALCDGLHARFDIDHITLQMEAGHCGAEPCGTPARAASGTHDDHADHDHHKHDDHEHRHRHAHGHSHS, from the coding sequence ATGGGACACGACCACAGCCACGCACCGACCGAGATCCGCCACGAGAAACCGCTGTGGTGGGCGCTGGGGCTGACCGCCACGTTTCTGTTGGTTGAGATCGCCGGTGCGTTCCTGACCAACAGCCTGGCGTTGCTGTCCGACGCTGCGCACATGGCCACCGACACCCTGGCGCTGATGATCGCGCTGGTCGCGGTGCGGCTGAGCCGGCGCCCGCCCGATGCCAAGCGCACCTACGGTTACGCAAGGCTGGAAGCGCTGGGCGCGCTGTTCAATGGCGGCATGCTGTTCGTGGTCGCCGCCTACATTTTGTGGGAAGCGGTGCAGCGGTTCCGCCAGCCGCAGGACGTGGCCACGGTCGGCATGCTCGGCATCGCCGCGTTCGGCCTGCTGATCAACCTGATCTCGATGCGCCTGCTCAAGGCTGGCAGCGGCGAGAGCCTCAACATGAAGGGCGCCTACCTGGAAGTGTGGAGCGACATGCTCGGCTCGGTGGCGGTGATCGTCGGCGCGCTGGCGATCCGCCTCACCGGCTGGAAGGTGATCGATCCGATCCTGGCAGTGCTGATTGGCCTGTGGGTGCTGCCGCGTACCTGGGTGCTGCTGCGCGAGGCGATCAACGTGCTGTTGGAAGGCGTGCCCAAGGGCGTGGACATGGCCGCGGTGCGTGGCTATCTGCGCGGCGTTGCGGGCGTGGAGGACGTGCACGACCTGCACGTGTGGGCGCTTGCCTCCAGCACCCCGGCACTGACCGCGCACGTGGTGATCGCCGACGGCGCCGATGCCGACGCGTTGCGTGCGGCCCTGTGCGATGGCCTGCATGCGCGCTTCGACATCGACCACATCACCCTGCAGATGGAAGCCGGGCACTGCGGCGCGGAGCCCTGCGGCACGCCGGCGCGCGCTGCATCGGGTACGCACGACGATCATGCGGATCACGATCACCACAAGCACGACGACCATGAGCACCGGCACCGCCATGCACATGGGCATTCGCATTCCTGA
- a CDS encoding zinc-dependent alcohol dehydrogenase, producing MRALCWNGVNDLRVETVPDPRIVNPRDVILKVGLSTTCGSDLHFIDGYIPSMREGDVIGHEFMGEVVEVGPQVKTLRVGQRVVVPSFISCGECWHCGRQEFSLCDNTNPNWEMQEPLLGHPTAGIYGYTHAFGGYAGSHAEFIRVPHADVGCFPIPDEVADEDALFLSDAGPTGFMGADFCRIEPGATVAVWGCGGVGLMAQQSAKLLGAERVIGIDRLPERLAMARDVLGVETIDYSAVDSVVDMLREMTGGRGPDACIDAVGMEAHGTGLGYAYDRVKQALHLHTDRGQALREAILACRKGGVLSILGVYGLMDKFPLGAIMNKGLTVRTAQQHGQRYVPQLLDLARSGALKSRFLATHRMPLEDAVRGYDMFKHKHEGCVRAVFVPGMASAAAATV from the coding sequence ATGCGCGCACTGTGCTGGAACGGCGTGAACGACCTGCGCGTGGAGACGGTGCCCGATCCGCGCATCGTCAATCCGCGCGACGTGATCCTGAAAGTCGGACTCAGCACCACCTGCGGTTCCGACCTGCACTTCATCGATGGCTACATCCCCAGCATGCGCGAGGGCGACGTCATCGGCCACGAGTTCATGGGCGAGGTCGTAGAGGTCGGGCCGCAGGTCAAAACCCTGCGCGTGGGCCAGCGCGTGGTGGTGCCGTCCTTCATTTCCTGCGGCGAGTGCTGGCACTGCGGGCGCCAGGAGTTTTCGCTGTGCGACAACACCAACCCGAACTGGGAGATGCAGGAGCCGCTGCTGGGTCATCCCACCGCCGGCATCTACGGTTACACCCATGCGTTCGGCGGCTATGCCGGGTCGCATGCGGAGTTCATCCGCGTGCCGCATGCCGACGTGGGCTGCTTCCCGATTCCCGACGAAGTGGCCGACGAGGACGCGCTGTTCCTGTCCGACGCCGGGCCAACCGGATTCATGGGCGCGGATTTCTGTCGCATCGAACCGGGCGCCACCGTCGCTGTGTGGGGTTGCGGCGGCGTCGGCCTGATGGCGCAGCAGAGCGCGAAGCTGCTCGGCGCCGAGCGGGTGATCGGCATCGATCGCCTGCCCGAGCGGCTGGCGATGGCGCGCGACGTGCTCGGCGTGGAAACGATCGATTATTCGGCGGTCGACAGCGTGGTCGACATGCTGCGCGAGATGACCGGCGGGCGCGGCCCCGACGCATGCATCGACGCGGTCGGCATGGAAGCGCATGGCACCGGCCTCGGCTATGCCTACGATCGGGTCAAGCAGGCGCTGCACCTGCACACCGATCGCGGGCAGGCGTTGCGCGAGGCGATCCTGGCATGCCGCAAGGGCGGCGTGCTGTCGATCCTGGGCGTGTACGGGCTGATGGACAAGTTCCCGCTGGGCGCGATCATGAACAAGGGGCTGACCGTGCGCACCGCGCAGCAGCACGGGCAGCGCTATGTGCCGCAGCTGCTGGACCTGGCGCGCAGCGGAGCGCTCAAGTCGCGCTTCCTGGCCACCCACAGGATGCCGCTGGAGGATGCGGTGCGCGGCTACGACATGTTCAAGCACAAGCACGAAGGCTGCGTGCGCGCGGTGTTCGTTCCGGGCATGGCGAGCGCGGCGGCGGCCACGGTGTAA